The Humulus lupulus chromosome 4, drHumLupu1.1, whole genome shotgun sequence genome has a window encoding:
- the LOC133829460 gene encoding uncharacterized protein LOC133829460 isoform X2: protein MMDDVHSGRPVFEVFNIVPAGKLPQQDNGHDCGIFVMRFMEYIASGKSPPSTYIVDHNERFRFAIDIVLSESNGLFWDVMHDATAYYGVCSSKGGESSTLKEVHPLALRTTCWEFEIVVEVKNQRLLRESDIRRVNKEEVLQQGNLERSSMIYVNG, encoded by the exons ATGATGGATGATGTGCATTCTGGCCGACCTGTTTTTGAAGTTTTCAATATAGTGCCTGCCGGAAAACTCCCGCAACAGGACAATGGACatgattgtggtatttttgtcatGAGGTTTATGGAGTACATTGCATCCGGAAAATCTCCTCCCTCGACCTAT ATAGTCGACCATAATGAGAGATTCCGATTTGCAATTGATATTGTCTTATCGGAATCCAATGGCCTATTTTGGGATGTGATGCATGATGCAACCGCTTATTATGGAGTTTGTTCAAGCAAAGGTGGTGAATCATCAACCTTAAAAGAAG TGCATCCACTTGCTTTGAGGACTACTTGCTGGGAATTTGAAATTGTTGTGGAGGTAAAG AACCAGAGATTACTAAGAGAATCTGACATTAGGAGAGTGAATAAGGAGGAAGTACTTCAACAAGGAAATTTGGAACGTTCTTCCATGATATACGTTAACGGTTAA
- the LOC133829460 gene encoding uncharacterized protein LOC133829460 isoform X1, with product MMDDVHSGRPVFEVFNIVPAGKLPQQDNGHDCGIFVMRFMEYIASGKSPPSTYIVDHNERFRFAIDIVLSESNGLFWDVMHDATAYYGVCSSKGGESSTLKEVHPLALRTTCWEFEIVVEVKVGSNIPKNTLLVILLKCTSATILNMVYGIYPSVCCTDVFVILHNSWGNRWVDLYIAEI from the exons ATGATGGATGATGTGCATTCTGGCCGACCTGTTTTTGAAGTTTTCAATATAGTGCCTGCCGGAAAACTCCCGCAACAGGACAATGGACatgattgtggtatttttgtcatGAGGTTTATGGAGTACATTGCATCCGGAAAATCTCCTCCCTCGACCTAT ATAGTCGACCATAATGAGAGATTCCGATTTGCAATTGATATTGTCTTATCGGAATCCAATGGCCTATTTTGGGATGTGATGCATGATGCAACCGCTTATTATGGAGTTTGTTCAAGCAAAGGTGGTGAATCATCAACCTTAAAAGAAG TGCATCCACTTGCTTTGAGGACTACTTGCTGGGAATTTGAAATTGTTGTGGAGGTAAAGGTAGGCTCCAACATTCCAAAAAATACCTTGCTTGTAATTTTACTTAAATGCACTAGTGCAACCATATTAAATATGGTTTATGGTATATATCCTTCTGTATGTTGTACTGATGTTTTTGTAATATTACATAATTCTTGGGGAAACAGGTGGGTTGACTTGTACATAGCAGAGATTTAA